A stretch of Rhizobium sp. TH2 DNA encodes these proteins:
- the puuE gene encoding allantoinase PuuE, which translates to MLDIKTPRDLVGYGRNIPDPKWPGGAKIAVQFVLNYEEGGESCVLDGDPASENLLSEIVGGPAWPGQRNLNMESIYEYGSRAGFWRLHRMFTTLDVPVTVYGVTVAMARNPEAVAAMNEAGWEIASHGYRWHEYKDYAEDLERQHILEAVRLHTEVAGTRPLGMYQGKPSINTLRLVMEEGGFLYSSDNYSDDLPFWVPGADGKPFLIIPYTLDTNDMRFATPQGFNSGDQFYTYLKDAFDALYEEGREGSPKMMSVGLHCRLVGRPARAAALRRFIEYVLKHDNVWVPRRIDIARHWHEHHRPG; encoded by the coding sequence ATGCTCGATATCAAGACTCCCCGCGATCTCGTTGGCTACGGCCGCAATATCCCCGATCCGAAATGGCCCGGCGGCGCCAAGATCGCGGTGCAGTTCGTGCTGAACTACGAGGAGGGCGGTGAAAGCTGTGTTCTCGACGGCGACCCGGCGTCCGAGAACCTGTTGTCGGAGATCGTTGGCGGACCCGCCTGGCCCGGCCAGCGCAATCTCAACATGGAGAGCATCTACGAATACGGTTCCCGCGCGGGCTTCTGGCGGCTCCACCGCATGTTCACCACGCTCGACGTGCCGGTCACCGTCTATGGCGTCACGGTTGCCATGGCGCGCAATCCGGAGGCGGTGGCCGCCATGAACGAGGCCGGCTGGGAAATCGCCAGCCACGGCTACCGCTGGCATGAATACAAGGATTACGCTGAAGACCTCGAGCGCCAGCATATACTGGAAGCCGTGCGCCTGCACACCGAAGTGGCCGGCACCCGCCCGCTCGGCATGTATCAGGGCAAGCCCTCGATCAACACGCTCAGGCTGGTCATGGAGGAGGGCGGCTTCCTCTATTCCTCAGACAACTATTCTGACGACCTGCCGTTCTGGGTGCCCGGCGCCGATGGCAAGCCGTTCCTGATCATCCCCTATACGCTCGATACCAACGACATGCGCTTCGCCACGCCCCAGGGCTTCAATTCCGGCGACCAGTTCTACACCTATCTCAAGGATGCCTTCGACGCGCTCTACGAAGAGGGTAGGGAGGGGTCGCCCAAGATGATGTCGGTCGGCCTCCACTGCCGCCTCGTCGGCCGCCCCGCCCGCGCCGCCGCGCTGAGGCGCTTCATCGAATATGTGCTCAAGCACGATAATGTGTGGGTGCCCAGGCGCATCGACATCGCCCGGCACTGGCATGAGCATCACAGGCCGGGTTGA
- a CDS encoding calcium-binding protein — MAKIKHTDFLGDLGSLYWDYTPDDMHTLMDESGANKAVYLDTDGGEKIILKGEGFAYLDGKLLTGSVDTIIFKDENGNTTSRVSGADFKAKQLDNLLSEGSNLSQFLEKVYGGKDRFTGSSNDDFVWAGKGNDRLNGLAGNDTINGELGDDKMTGGAGRDYFFFLLDDKGGKDIITDFDAKGGGDNQDYIAAQFDDMLSIKQVGDDVVLNFGDGNTLTLLDTDKSDIKENDFHMPL; from the coding sequence ATGGCGAAGATCAAGCACACTGACTTTCTCGGCGACCTCGGCTCGCTTTACTGGGATTACACGCCCGACGACATGCACACACTGATGGACGAGAGCGGCGCCAACAAGGCTGTCTATCTCGACACCGATGGCGGCGAGAAAATCATCCTCAAGGGCGAAGGCTTCGCCTATCTCGATGGCAAGCTGCTGACGGGAAGCGTCGATACCATCATCTTCAAGGACGAAAACGGCAACACGACGTCTCGCGTGTCGGGCGCCGATTTCAAGGCCAAGCAGCTCGACAATCTCCTGTCCGAGGGCAGCAACCTGTCGCAGTTCCTCGAAAAGGTCTATGGCGGCAAGGACCGGTTCACCGGCAGCTCCAACGACGACTTCGTCTGGGCCGGCAAGGGCAACGACCGTTTGAACGGGCTGGCCGGCAACGACACTATCAACGGCGAACTGGGCGACGATAAGATGACGGGCGGCGCGGGCCGGGATTATTTCTTCTTCCTGCTCGATGACAAGGGCGGCAAGGATATCATCACCGATTTCGACGCCAAGGGCGGCGGCGACAACCAGGATTACATCGCCGCACAGTTCGACGATATGCTGTCGATAAAGCAGGTCGGCGATGACGTGGTGCTGAACTTCGGGGATGGCAATACGCTGACGCTGCTCGACACCGACAAATCCGACATCAAAGAGAACGATTTTCATATGCCGCTCTGA